From the genome of Chlorocebus sabaeus isolate Y175 chromosome 21, mChlSab1.0.hap1, whole genome shotgun sequence:
AAGACCCTCTTTCAAAATAAGGCAATATTCACGGGTGCTGAGGATTAGGATAGGGATAGATCTTTTTGGGGTCACCATTCAATCCACTACACATACAGAACATTTAAGTGGGGCAATTTTATCTACAGACACGATATAGTTCCCATCATTATGCTAATTTGAATGTATcctttgaaaacactgtttttaattattttgaccTTTCAAATAATCAAATtgtaattgtaattttttaaaaaaagtataaatcatGTCCTGGCCAATAGacaaaaacatatattatatacatttactaTATATAGCCTATATACTATATGTGTATAGTTTAtggaatatatttaatatacatatacatgaatAAACCTATGACTAACTAAAAATGCCATTCATCTAAGtaataaacattttctgagtGTCTACTATTACCTACAAGTACACTAGTTATTATAGGAGATAAAGAAGTATAAGATATATTACCATTCATTATCTGATGAAGGCATATCTCCATTCAAACAAATGACATTTGGTATCCTTGCCCCTTCATCTTTGATTTTATCTTGAGAATTGTCTATATTGTCATAGTAAGGACATAACTCTTTTAACTGTTATGATTGACCAAGCCTGTATCTTTAATAGGTGCCTAAAGAGCCTACCCTTGTGCCTCTACTCTAATTTGCTAGAATAGAAAAGACTATCTTTATAGGCCGTCTATCAAGTGGGCTTTCAATGGTTCCTAGATAAGTTCAAGCAGGCTGCGTCCTTTCTTTTTATAGTAACTGGTTGTAAATGTGCAAGAAAATCCTTCCAAGAAGAGGCTATGATTCCACTACAATTCCCCTTCATGCTTATACAATGAGGCTAGTGGATAAGCATAGTAATGACATTAGTATTTTTGAAAGATTCATGACTTTTCCAACTTAAATACAGGCCTGCCTGAAAATTTACATTTACCTATGCCTCAAATCCTCCAAACAGCCAGAATTCTCAAAATTTTATTACTGAATCCAGCTTACATTATTTTgcactaaaaaataaagtcagtaaTAAGTATAAACTGAAAATACATCCATCATAGAAAGAGATTTAACTTATAACTATCTGGAAATGTGTCTGCTTTATAGAAACCTTGCCATTAGCCATGTgtgataaaatgaaatttatataacattttaagtgCTATgttattgattattttaaattattttttaatttgtgattTCTGTATGAGTAAAGATACTATCTTCTGTTTAACATGTATGAAGCGTTAACTCATTCTCAATGTCATTCACCTATGAAGCAGGACTTCCCCTCAAGGCAGAAACTGAAATTGAGAAGGAAACACTAGATTACATAAAATATGAGATATCAGTATTTTTTTGTCCTTAATAATATATGCAGAAAGATGTCTACGTAGGAAATCTGAAGCACAGTGTTAAGATGGTTCTTTCACACGACACCATATGGAACCTGGGGAGTAACAGAAGGTTAATTTGAGATTATAGCATCATGACTGATAAATTAGACATCCCCTTCCATTAGGAGGCATCTTATAGTGATACACCCTAATATATTTGGGATTTTTGCTTGTTCGATTTTTAGATGAgtagagagagatatatacatacataaattgaTTGACTTGACTGAGCATTTCTAAGTCTCAGAATTTACTATTAAAAATTTCATGTAAAAAGGcaataaatacaaacatatacatatataattactgAAGCATTGTATAGCACACAATCTAATGATGAGATAATACATTAAGTCAATTAGAATGTTTGTATTGAATAATAGCTATTGAAACTATGTGTCAGAGAAATATTTTGACATGGAAAATGGTTCATGATATATGATAGAGCTAGTTAAACAAACagcatttttcatataatttttataataatgatatATATGAAATAGATAAACAGTAGAAAAGTATAACTgcacaattatttaaaatgatcaCTTTTGTTTGCATGTTTCAAGATGTCATCTCTTTAGTCCTTTAACTAGAGTTTCGTGTGTTTCTAGATTTGCAAAACTTGAAGTCAAAATCTCATACAAAGTAGGTATCACATTGTTTACACAAGGGACCACACAAAAGCTAAAATATTCAAGATTCTATAATTTCTAAATgagaataaaagcaagaaaataacataaaacctGATGGTTAATCAGGCAGTAGAATTACAAACATGtatttttcaccaaaaataaaataataaatttcaaaacCATTTTCTTCAATGCTAACACCATAAAGGAAGTCAGTTAAGTGATACTATTTTCAGAAGAATCTTGAGACTGTATTATCCCCTGTAATAATTTGTATGCTTTCTCAAATTGTATGTTCTTGTTTTCAGTGTAGAATACCAAAAATTCATGCTGTCTTCATGACAAAAATCATAAGAGCAAATTATCacgataaaaatataaattattaaaaatccaataaaacccagataaatataaatatcgGCTTATAAATATAATTCTTTATTAAAAGTGATTATAACTTTTGGAGGAAATGGCTGTTTTGTGATTGAAGTGGGGAGTATACAAAGGGAGCTTGAAACATCTGGTCCTATCAGAAGGAAATGATCGCTCAAATATTATGGGAACATGTTAAAAAGACAGAGGAGCAAGCTTAGAAGGTCCAGATATAGGAAAATTAAGCACCAAAAAAACGACAACAATGAAGTACAACccactgaataaaaaaaaatccatgagtccatactgatggatagatgatagataacaGATGATAGATAACAGATAGATAACAGATGATCGATAACAGATAGATAGCAGACAGATAAGTGAATGAAGCATTTTTTATTCTAAAGTTGTCAACTAATAAATGTAAAAGCAATTATAGAGTCAGAACAACACATTTTGAATCATTACTAATAATTGAGTTAGGCAAGAtaatcaatggatgctaaaactagTGACTGAATGGAACTAGTGAATTTTAATGGGTACTCCAAAAACTAATTAGgcgaaaaaaatcacataatggaGATATCTGGGAAGGACTATCTTCACCTAGTGATCCAAGTTAGCTTCACCCCAATAATAGGACAAATTAATATCATATGCTTGCTCAGAATGCACAGAGGAGAATACTATTTTTCCTGCAGAAAGTGAATAATTTGAACAAAAACATTGAGGAATATTGAGGAATATAGTACACTCTCAATTTGTTGGACATCATGCTAAAGAACTCTTCAAAACATCAGTGTTCAGAAAggcacaaaaaggctgaataaATATTATAAGTACAGGAGACTAAAGACAGATGACTTTAGATACAACACATAATCTTGGGTTAGGTCCTAGACTGGTGTGGTTGGAGGGAGAATATTGTATATTAGAGAACAGAAACATGTCAATATCAATATTAAACATGTGAATGTCAAtattaaattttctgattttaatactTACATTGTGGTCAAGCTAGTGGGAATTAGTGTTTTCTTactaaaatatcagaaatttagAATTAAATGGGTATTATGTCTACACTTTAATCTTAACtggttcaaaaaataaaaattacacagagaaagagaataagataaataataaatgttaacatttgctGAATCTGCATGAAATTAAGTGGGAGTTCTTTGCAAAATTTGTGATGCTATTTGtaagtttaaatttatttcataattaaatgCTAAAAACAGAGAGGTAACAAATCTTGGGAATTTGAAGGGGCTTATCTAATAGGAACAAGCATATAGCCTTTTATAGCCTTTATCTTAGCtcattttctgataaaaattcaaattttctgaCCTTTCTATCACACTTCAGTCCTTGACAGACTTCCATTAAGGAATGGGAGTCAACCAATAATGGGTCACAGAATTCGTCCTGGTGGGATTCCAGCTCAGTGCTGAGATGGAAGTGCTCCTCTTTTGGATCTTCTCGCTGTTATACATCTTCAGCCTGCTGGcgaatggcatgatcttgggacTTATCTGTCTGGACCACAGTCTGCACAcccccatgtacttcttcctctCACACCTGGCCGTCATTGACATGTCCTATGCTTCCAACAATGTTCCCAAGATGCTGGCAAATCTGATGAACAAGAAAAGAACCATCTCCTTTGTTCCATGCATAATGcagacttttttgtattttgcttttgctGATACAGAGTGCCTGATTTTGATGGTGATGTCCTATGATAGCTATGTGGCCATCTGTCACCCTCTCCAGTACACTGTCATCATGAGCTGGAGAGTGTGCACGATCCTGGCTCTCACGTCCTGGTCATGTGGGTTTGCTCTGTCCTTGGTACATGCAATTCTCCTTCTAAGGTTGCCCTTCTGTGGGCCCCGGGATGTGAACCACCTCTTCTGTGAAATTCTGTCTGTCCTCAAGCTGGCCTGTGCTGACACCTGGGTTAACCAAGTGGTCATATTTACTACCTGTGTGTTTGTCTTAGTCGGGCCTCTTTGTCTGATGCTTGTCTCCTACATGCACATCCTCGGGGCCATCCTGAAAATCCAGACAAAGGAGGGCCGCATAAAGGCCCTCTCCACCTGCTCCTCCCACCTGTGTGGGGTTGGACTCTTCTTTGGCATAGCCATGGTGGTTTACATAGTCCCAGACTGTAATCAACGAGAGGAGCAGGAGAAAATGCCGTCCCTGTTTCACAGTCTCTTTAACCCAATGCTGAATCCTCTGATCTACAGCCTGAGGAACGCTCAGGTGAAGGGCGCCCTCCACGGAGCACTGCAGAGGACGCGGTCTATGTAAGGAGTGGAGAGAGTGTTAGTTGGATAGGTCTTTGCTTTTAAACAAGTGGTTTGCTGAAGCAAAAACTGAGAACTTTTTCAGTTAGAAGTTTGATATAAATATGGTACTTTTTCTAATTCTAGCTCTGAAAATAGGACAAGATTACAGTGAAAAAATAGCGTATTATATTTTACACTACCTTTTCCACTGAAAATTCTATGGAGTAGGAACCCAGTTCCTGGATTAAATTTTAATGTTGAGAGTCACTTCTATATGGAGAGTGGAAGAGATGGGAAAGGtattttcctttggaatttgcatcATTTTCTCAGCATTTTATTGCAAATCTCCcattttgaaagaaaagcaaacaaaacccaaagcaagcataaacaaatatagattaaaatgtatataaataaaatagaaaattgaaaaagaataagTAAGATCAGGGAAATCAAaagtgtttctttgaaaagattagcaaaattgacaaactttagCTACATTTaccaacaaaaaagttaaaagactcaaattactaaaattaggGATATAGAAAACATCATCGGCAATCTTACAAATACAGAAAGGATTATCAAAGAACACTATGAACAACTCTGTGTGACCAGTTGGAAACTTACATAAAAGGAAACATTCCAAGAAAGTCACAATCTACCAACTCACTCGAAAATCAATAGATAATCTGAATACACTTCAAATAAGTAAGGAAGTTGAATTCGTAATTTTCAAACTTACACCAAATAAAGTTGCCAATCACATTGCTGTAGTGGCaaatactatttaatttttaaaagaataattactaccatttcttcataaaaatctctcaaaaagagaagaaaatggaacatTTCCCAACTTATTATATGAGGTCAGTATCAGTTGAtaccaaaaaaatcaaagacatcacaggaaatgaaaactacagaccgATTTCTttatgaatacagatgcaaaatgATTCAAcaaataccagcaaaccaaatgCAGCAAACATATTTACCAAGTGAGGTTTATTCAAAGAATGCAAGTTTGTTTAAGCATCCAAAACTCAATGTAATAGAccatgttaataaaataaagaaaataaaacacatctgATTATACATATTAAAAGCATTTGACAATTCCAAAATCCtttcctgacacacacacacacacacacacacacacacaccagactaGAAATACAAGGGAACTTCTTCAAACTGATAAAGGGTAGATAAGAAAACCACAGCTAAAATTACAATTAATTGTTAAAGACTGGGATGCTTTCCCCATAAGAAACATGATCAAGGAAGTTTTTTTGTTgctgcttctattcaacattagactggaagttctagccagagcaattaaacaagaaaaagaaataaaaggcatccagattggaaaggcaTAAGGTGAAATGATCTTGTaaatagaaaattctaaggaattttttaaaaatcagctcaaaCAAATAAATTCAACAATATTGCAGAATAAAAGTTTTATACTCAAATATCAATTGTATTTCTGTCAAGAAGCTGAGCTTGAGACAGCTGAGTTTCCAAGTGTCTGAGTAACCAAGCTAAGCAACTAGTCAAAATGACAGCAACAGTCAAGTGTTTAATCATTTACTGTGATAGCATAAGCAAGAGGTTGAACTACAGTAAGTTTCGACTCCCATACTGCTTCATTTATCCCTTTGGAACTCCACTGGGCAAAGGTCAGGTGGATCGATACAGAAGTAGGGATCATCCCACCCCTGAAGGAGCCCAGATCGAAAGGTCTTAATATTTTACGGACCTGAGAAtacaggagaggagagaagagggagagagaaggggagcagAAACATACTAAATACTGAGTCAGCATGGAGAAAAGGTGTCTTCAGGGTTTCCCCCTCTCCCCATAAGATCTAGGCCAAGCTCGTCCAACCCAACTCACTCAAAACTaaatagataatctgaatagACTTGTAATAAGTGAAGAAGTtgaattagtaattttaaaacttacaccAAATAAGGCCATCAATCACATTGCTGTAGTGGcaaattaaacttaattttaaaagaataatactaTTTCTTCACAAAAAACCtctcaaaatagaagaaaatgaaacatttctcaacttattctatgaagccagtatcacttgATACCAAAAATATCAAAGACATTACAGGAAATGAAAACTACACTTCCAAAGACCTAGTAATCAAATGTTTGATATGGCTTTCAGGGTATTCAATAACAGGGATAGAGCTGAAGAGGCTGAAAGAACCCAGCATGGCAAATGATGGGATAGACAACAAGCCCAAATGATAGCAGTAACTATAAGCAGCGCCTTGCAATCTCAGGGTCACCCAGGGGGATGCTTCACCCACAGATCAAAAAAGCCTAATAGCAAACCTGCAGGTAATAGCTGCTACTTTAAGTGTGGGAAGCCAGGACATTGGAGCAAGAACTACCCCAGTCAGGGCAGCCCACCCAACCCTGTTCTCACTGCAGGCAGAAGGGTCATTGGAAAAGGGATTGCCCTGAGCTGTGAAAGAAGAAGAGGAACCTTTATAATGGTTTTTATATAATGGACCTTGAAAGCATCTTCCATCTCTTTCAATGTCTttataaagacataaatatatgGATGATTAAACAGCAACTAAACAGCACTTTATGCCATAATGGCCCTAACTGAGGGCTGGTGGAATAAGACTTTTCCACACTTGTCCCCTCTCAGAACCATCAATTTTAACAAGTATCCATGCACAAACATATTTTCACAGGAGCTAAAGAAACCAGGTGAGTGATTACAGCAAGTGTGTGtagcacagaaataagaaaatatgcattGCAAAGAGTAGGTAGGGCAGTTTCACAATACCTGCATGAACCCCCCCCTACTCCAGGCAGAACAGTGCAGAGAGAGATACCCTCTGCATAggggaagaaaaggggagaaaataaCAGATTTTGCCTCAGACTCCAACACTGGGCCAGCCTAGACTCCAACAGTGGGTCCACACCTGGCAGGCATTCACAACCACAGTCTCTGAGTCGATACCCACAGATTCGGCAGTCTACCTGCCACTGCTAAATAGGTCCCCACAGATTCAGGCTCCTGGCTGACCCCATGGCTCCAGGATTCAGGCCTCACATGCAGACTCAGTCTCCAATCTCATTCCAGCACTAGGACAGCCCACCCCAATGCCAGGCTACCCCAGCAGCTTTGGCCTCCTGACCACCTACAGGACTGGTCTGGCCTCCACAGTCCCAGGTTTCAGTCCTGTCCCAAACTCTCTACTGGTCTAGAGTAAGGGTTCCCCTAGTAACCCCAGGCTTCAGGCATGCCTTAGTGCCAGGCCAGGCCCTGAAGCCTCAGACTCCAGCAGACCCAGGATTTAGGCCTGCACCAGCTGACTCAGAGTCTAGGCCAGTTCCAGCAGACCCAGCACCAAGCTAGCCTCTGTGGAGCCAGGTTCTAGGCTAGAACCAGGTTCCAGGAACTGGGCCCAACCTCATAGAACCAGGTACCTGGCTGACTCACTTACTGACCTAGGcactagaccagcctgaccaagggCTTCAACAGGCCCACCTACAGACCATGCCAGATGGCCTGCCTAAAATAACTGGACAAGTTGACTTGGGAAGGGCTTATCTAGACAATTCTGGTTTGCAAAGACTGGAATAAGTCTCTGCTTCTTAAAGTGAGCAGATACCAATGTATGGCCATAAGGATCATGAATAATCATGAAACATGGCAACACTAAAGGAACAAATGAAGCACCAACAACTGATCTTACAAAAATGGAGATTTACAAACTGCCCGACAAAGAATccaaaataatcatcttaaagaagctcaatgagctacaagagaatataaataaacaaatagataaaattaggaaaacaatacttgaacaaaattacaaattcaataagagaaagaaaccataaaaagaaccaaagagaaaTTCTGGCACTAAACAACACAATAACAGAAATGAACACCATATAGAGTTTCAGC
Proteins encoded in this window:
- the LOC103227158 gene encoding olfactory receptor 2A2-like; the protein is MEVLLFWIFSLLYIFSLLANGMILGLICLDHSLHTPMYFFLSHLAVIDMSYASNNVPKMLANLMNKKRTISFVPCIMQTFLYFAFADTECLILMVMSYDSYVAICHPLQYTVIMSWRVCTILALTSWSCGFALSLVHAILLLRLPFCGPRDVNHLFCEILSVLKLACADTWVNQVVIFTTCVFVLVGPLCLMLVSYMHILGAILKIQTKEGRIKALSTCSSHLCGVGLFFGIAMVVYIVPDCNQREEQEKMPSLFHSLFNPMLNPLIYSLRNAQVKGALHGALQRTRSM